AAACTGTTTTACACAATAGTGCATCATTTTATAaccccaccagcaatgcacaagcattccagtttctccacatcctcaccaacacttgttattttccagggttttgttgttgttgctgaatttcttttattgatttgaagtaatttcttttttttttttttttcttgcggtacgcgggcctctcactgtcgcggcctctcctgttgcggagcacaggctccggacgcccaggctcagtggccatggctcacgggcccagccgccaggcagcatgtgggaccttcccggaccggggcacgaacctgtgtcccctgcatcggcaggcagactctcaaccactgtgccaccagggaagccctgaagtaatttcttgtatattctagatattaacccattatcagtTTTAAGATTGTAAATTTCTTCTATCATTTGTATGAAAATTTTGTCCATGTTGTCcttagtagaaaaaaattttttgataacAAGAAATTCACCAATATTTTGCCTTAtggtttgtggttttgtttttgttttgttttgttttttgtcacagcttacccttccccctccccatatcctcaagtccattctctagtaggtctgtgtctttattcctgtcttacccctaggttcttcatgacatttggtTTGTGGTTTTTAAGAAGTCCCTAGATCACAGGTATTCTTTTGatctataaatgttattttatctttcatatttatgtctttaatccatctggagtaTACTGTCCTTTTTTCAGGAGACGTATATTTCTGAAGGATTTTTTAGTGTTACTTTCATCATATACTAAATTCCATATACACTTAGGTCTATCTCCGAGCATACTATTTTCTTTCATTGGTCTGTTTGTCTGTACCAcactatgattttaaaaaagggctttagggaattccctggtggtctagtggttaggactccgcactttcactgctgagggcacaggttcaatccctggtcagggaactaagatcccacaagccattcagtgtggctaaataaataaaacagggctTTATAAGATGTCTTGATATCTAATAGGGTATATTCCCCCTTttagctgttatttttttaagattgacTTGACTATTGGACCTCTATTCTTTCATATACActtttataatttacaaatactGTTAGTTTTATCTCTTACCTTAtatctcttatttcttttaaatgtttaaattccaTTTACCAACATCTTCAATACCCATTACATTATTAGAGGCATCCTTGTTTGATTCCCAAAGGAATTTATCCACAGTTTctccattaagtataatgtttgcTGTAAGTTTTTGGTGTATCACCTTTACTAGGTTAAAATGTctccttctattcctaatttgttaGTTTTGATTCTCTGAAATCACAAATAAGTATTAAACTTTATTAACTGCCTTTTTTTGCATTAACTGAGATATTACTATGATTTCCCCCCTTTTATTAATGTGGTTAATTATGCTGATTGATTTTCTGATACTCAACTATCCTTGAATTTCTTTTACAAACTCTACTTGATCATAACATTTTAACACATTGTTAGGTTTGGTTAGATCATATATTAGGATTTTACATCTATTTTCATGTGAGACagacctataattttttttatataatatttgtcttgttttaaaataaaccagCTTAgggaaaattatgtttttatttttgcttatctcTATTCTCAAATTTTCTGCAGTGTAAATGGAATACTTCtatcaaatgcttttcttaaaaagttacacCAGGGGACTTTCTtagcagttcagtggttaagactcggagcttccagtgcagagggcatgggttcgacccctggtcaggaaactaggatcccacatgccacgtggtgcagccaaaaaaattttttaaatagtaataatagtaaaataaaattttaaaaaagttaacacTAGTCCATACAGTCAGCTTATcagtcttccctctttttcttatttctggaaTCACTTACGTTAGATAAGAATGAAATGTTCTTCCACAGTTCAGTGGAACTCATCTGTAAAACCATTTGGGACCTGAGATTTGAGGAGGTAGACCTTcaccatttacattttaaaatgttgattcttctatttTGCCAGTGATGTGAATTAGCCTGTGGTCTGTAAACTCCAGGCTTATCTTCATCCCTTGATCGCCTGGCTCAACTAGCCTTGTCATTCCTGTTCTCTGCTTCTACCTCTTCTACTGTCAGAATACATCTCCTCACTGTATCCCTCGTTAGTCCTCCCTCTCCTACACAGATTTTTGGAACACTTTATCCTCATCCTTTACTGAACCCTGCATCTAGTGCACATCTTGaccagtttttaaatttctgtgtgaGGACCTGGCCCTACCCAGCAGGTTATCAGAGTTTGTGGGGCGAGTCCTAACTAGCCTCTCAGAGTATCTGCTGTTCAGGCCCCTCAAGAGATTAGGACCTTGGCTTTGCTACTGCATAGGCCTTACCAAAAGCCCTCTGAGAAGGCCTGCCCTCACTACCTGGTCTAAAAACAGACTCTTCCTATCCCATTTCTCTGTCACAATACGCGTTGCTTCGCAGCTCCTTTCACAATGTGTAATTGTCTTatatgtttattatctgtctcctccCACTGCAACTAGTATAGAAGCTCACGAGGGCAGAGATGTGTCTGGCCTGTAGTAGACAGCTGTATCATCAGGGCTGCCTTAGCAAAACGCCGACGCAGAGCAGGTGCGCAATaaacattgaatgaatgaaaaactcAGGCGACATATATTTCCAAAGGATTTTCAGATGATTGTGAGTCCTTcctattctatattttctttttctttttcccttggatCAAATCATAAGAGGGCTATGCACTTGATATAATGTTTTAGTGTCTCATTGAATTGCCTTTTCTGAAGTGTGCTTTGGTACTGTGCCACCAGCTTTCTTTTACCAGTGCCTACAACTGTAGACATAGAAGaatgtctttgtatttaaagtagGGATGTTGTCAAGGACATTTTCCATTATGTTACACACCTCTCATGAAATATACCTATAAGGAAATTCTTTCTTGGGGTAAAAGTGTCTTAAACaatgggtttgtttttattttatggtcaCTGAATCTTATAACCGAGCatgtttccttctctgctttgAGCTCAGGAAACTCAGGACTAGAATTTCAGCTGCTATGTAGGACTATATGAGATTCATTTCTGtggactgttttgttttgttttgtttacccaCCCTAGTTCTTTGTCCTGAATacctgaattatttattttatagtaagAGTTTCTCCTTTCTTGAGCACCTAATATGTTGGAGACAGGCTACATACATCATCGGTTTAATCTTCACACCAAAGCCATGAGATCCGGACGTTTTCCGTCCTTTACATAAGAGGAGATGAGGTTAGTAAGTTTAAATCACTtactccaggtcacacagccagtgagtggaGAGCTGGGAAGCAGACTCTGCCCTGGCTTCAGGTCCATGCCCCACCTGCTGCCCAGGTGGCCTCACATGGTGGTCTACAGGCTTCCTGCACCAGAATTGCCCAGGATGCTTGCCAAGATGCAGGTTCCTGGGCACCATTCCCAACTTGCTACACAAGAACCTTCTTTGAGTTCTGAGAGGGGCCAGTGGTCTACATTTTAACAGGTGTCCCAAGTGGCTCTCATACTTCCAGAAGATCAAGAATCCCTGTGCTAGCTATATATCATAGGCCCTCTGTCTGTTGAGGTGTACTGCACGTATCTCTATGTGTTGAGGTGTACCGCACGTATCTCTGTCTGTTGAGGTGTACCGCACGTATCTCTATCTGTTGAGGTGTACCGCACGTATCTCTGTCTGTTGAGGTGTACCGCACGTATCTCTATGTGTTGAGGTGTACCGCACGTATCTCTTCTAACACTTTTTCCCTAAACAAACAGATGCCACTTTCTATAAACTTCAAGTCTGCCACACTGCTGACCTCGGTTGTGTGTAGACATACATGTGCATTTGTTATTAATCATTCtgcctatctctttttttttttttcattctacttgcaggatcttagttccctgaccagggatttaacccacggcctcagcagtgaaagtgcggggtcctaaccactggactgccagggaattccctgcctaTCTCTTCTTTGGTTCATTTCCTGAAGGACATAGTTTCCCAAAGTATCCAGCATTTTTTAACCCAGACAGGAGAAGTTCTAAGGAGATGTATTTACTGCACAGAGAGACAACCCTGTTCTTCATAGTTCTAAAGGGGAGAACCACACCAGTGGGGGGCGGGTGCTGCAGAGggaagaggtgggggtggggcttctgCACACACCATTGGATTTGTACAGGAAGCACATGTTCACCTATAGGCCCAGGGGATGCGGCCCTCAAGTTGCTCTCAAAGGGAAAGAGCAAGAAAGGTGGTCAGTGCAGTGGTGAGCACCAAAGGACACCTAACATGGAACTTGGCAAACCTTCCCAGAAGGAGGAGCCCCTGGACTGGCCTTATTGAAAGCAGAGAGGTGCCAAGGTGGAGGTGGGCAGGCATCCCAGGCCAATGAGCACGAGATAACCTGAGGCTCTAGCCTTGCGGGAGTGAGAGTGGTCAGCCCTACCTGAGTATGTGAGCTTGGGCAGGGTTATGACTTCTTGGGGGTCACCCGGCAACCACTAGCTGTGAACTGCAGATAGGTAAGGACCTGTGTTTACTCTCATTTTTCCTAACATTTCATGTCAGATTGGCCTCCAACCTTTTAGTGTTGTGGGCTGGTGTATCCAGAAGTTAAGGCTTGTGTGAGATTAGGGAAGGTTCATTACTGCTTTTCGTAGAGAGGAGTTTTAATAGGGTTGTCATGAGCCCTGTAACGCATGGCCGACCCGCTTTCTCTCCTTCGAGTAATTGGGTGACTCAGCACGTCCTGTCCCCAGGATGCTGGGCATGAGCGGAGGCGCCCAGCCCTTGCTGGGGGGCTCCAGCGCTGCGGCAGCCCCCTGTGGCCTGACCAGGGCCTGTCTGGTTGTTGCAGTGCAGGCCACGTGGATGGCCTACGACATGGTGGTGATGCGCACCAACCCCACACTGGCGGAGTCCATGCGGCGGCTGGAGGACGCCTTCCTCAACTGCAAGGAGGAGTTGGAGAAGAACTGGCAGGAGCTGTTCGATGAGACCAAGCGAGCGCAGGAGGCCCGCCCACCCCACACGGCCTGAGCAGGCTTGGCAGAGTAGCAGCGGCCCCGGAACAGGGCTGTGCGCAGAGCTTGTTTCTCAGTAAACTTCTTTCCAAGCACAACCTAAGGGCCCTTTCTGTCCCACCCAGCTGCATAACAAACCTTGTGGACAGCACATGAGAAGGGCGAGATGCAGAGGCTCTCGATGAAGTAGACGTACTCAGTGCCAGTGGTGCCGAACTtagaataaaaaaactaaaagggaGCCAGACGGGGACAAACCAGGTCAGAGGGTGGGACAGGCAGCAGTATTCAGTCAGATTTATTTACCTTCCTACTGTGAGTTCCAAAGCGAATAAGGGGGAACATTAGTTATTCAGTTGTGTATTTGGGGCACCAGGCTGGGCACTCTCGAGTGTGTCCTTATGTTCTCACAGCCCCGTTTCAGACAAGAAAAGCAATGTTAGATGTCTCTTCCAATccacacagctaataaggggCAGAATGAGGGCGAAACCCAGGCCTCACCTAGGAAGGGGGCTGGTGGGAAGTGGGGCAGGCTTCTGGAGGAGCTGAGCCGGCAGGAGAGACCCCACCAGGCTGCAGAGGGGTATGAGCTGAGTGGTCCTGCACGGCCTGGGCTGGGGTCTGGGCAGGGGATAGAGCCAGCAGGGCACTTTCACAGACAAGGGTTCTAGGCCCTTGAGGTCAGTCAGACAAAAGAGGGCTTCAGAGCTGTTCCAGGGGAGAGCCAACCAGGCTCCCAGAGGCCTCAGGACAGGTAGAAAGTCCCAGAGGCAAGGATGTTTTCCTGGGGACTTGTTTGCTCCCTggtcccccttcccacccccttgAGGGCTCCTTGCCTGGCCTGGAGCCCCAGGGACAGACCCTAGGAAGCAGAATGTGTTCCCAGCCATCTCCTTCCTCGGCTCAGGGGTTGCCAGGCTCCTCAGTGGGCCAAGTCCTGGTGCCCAGGGACACGTCAGGCTCTCGGAGCCCAGGGAGTCCCACAGGCAGGTAATTCCCAGGCAGTGGGGTGGTGCTGTGAGAGAGGATCTCTGTCTGGAGGAGGGTGGGTGAGCCAGCAGAGGCGCTGGGTAACCAGAGAGGGAATTAAGTCCTAGAGGAAGGAAGCAGCATGGGTGTGGTGGGAGGTAGGATACCAGGCTAGGGACACCCAGCGACCAGCTCCCAGGTGCGGGGAGCCTGGGCTCTGAGGGGAGAGGCTtaggggaggggagcaggtggAAGGCGGAGTCAGGAGGCTTAttagaacagaaaaggaaagttGTCCCGGGAACAAGGGCAGAAAGTTCTGGATCACAGCCTCCTCCCTGTgcccctcctgccctcagactCCGCCCCAGGGTCTCCCCGGAGAGCAGTGCTGAAGTCCCTGGTGTTCCAGCAGCCACTCAGAGGGCAGTCTGCAGCGGGTCCACGGGGGGCAGCGTCAGGATGAATGGGCAGAGGACCCCTTTGGCCCCCGGGGGAAAAGGCTTTAGCTCCTTGGCCTGGAACTGGGCGGTTCCCTCGGAGACCTTGAAGGTGGCTGTGACCTGGTGGTTGAGGCAGTAAATGGTGTTGCCCAAAACGGCGCAGCGGAGCGGGGCGGGGtcgggcaggggcagggaggcggCCCGGCTCCAGGAGCTTGTCACGGTGTTGTAGCGCATCACCGCGGCGCCCACGCCCCGCAGCAGGTCGAAGCGGTACAGGAAGCCCCCCAGAGCCACAATGTCGCTGGACCGCCGGTGGCTGGCACTGTAGGGGCACTCGTCCCACGCGTCCTTCGCGGGGCTGTACCTGAGCAGGCGGTAGAAGAGGTGGCCGCCGGTAACATAAATGTCCCCCCGGCAGGCCACAGCTTCGTGAGCCACGGGGAAGCTGCCTGCAGGGAGGGGCGCACAGGAGGTCCAGGCGTCTGTGCGCGGGTCGTAGCGCTCCATGCTGTACAGACACTCGCCCCCAATGGCGTAGAGCAGCCCGTCCAGCGCCACCAGTTTGAGCTGGGCACGCGCCTGCCGCATGGGCCGCACCTGGCTCCAGATGTCGGTCAGAGGGTTGTAGCAGAAGACCTCGTTGGAGCAGACGGCCTCGGCACCGGATCCACGGATGCCCCCCGCCAGGAACAGATAGTTGTGTAGGGTGCAGAGACCGCAGCCCCGGAGCGGGGCCTCCTGGGGCACCTGGGTCAGGGGCCGCCACGCGTTCTCCCGGGGGTGGAACACGTACAGGAACGTGCGGGGAGGCGGGGGCACGGGCCGCACCGCGTGAGTTTCTTCCACCCCACGAGGGTCCCTTGTGAGCCCCGAGCGGCTCACCCGGTAGAGGCTGGGCAGCACGAGGACCCCCAGCACCGCCTGGCCCCGGCTGGTCCGAAGGCTCAGGATACGCTCCCGGTCAGCGCCACTCAGCTGCCGGTAGAGACTCGGGTCTCCCAGCACGTGTAGCAGATTGTCACTCATCCAGGCATAGGTCTCCTGGGCAAGGCGGGGGTCCCCGTGCTGCTGGGCAAAGGCCAGTGCCTCCAGGCAGCTGCCCAGGTCCAGCCATCGCTGCAGAGCCGCTGCCGCCGAGGATCTGGGCTTCTGGggcccctccaccaccccccagcccccccgcctctgcagaaaCACCATGAGTTTTCGGGCCTCCTTCTGCTTCTCAGTGAGGACCTGCCCGCTGCCTGCAGGGCTGGGCCCCTCCCCGGGCTCCTGTCCTCGGCGCTGCCCTGGGGCCGCTGGGCTGGCCTCACGCTCAGAGCTCTGGGATATTTCGCACAAGCTGCGTTTCCGTGGCCGGGGGACAGGCTGTGAGTCCTGCCTTGTAACTGGGGAGGGTGCAGAGCCAGGCTGGGTCTGCTCCGGTGGCCGTGAGGGGGCCCTGGGTTCTGCAGTACCAGATGGCAGCGAGTCTGGATGTTTCTCCTCAATTCTCTCCCCTCTTGGGCCTGAGGGAGGGCCTGCGGTGGGAGCCTCCTTGGTCTCGGTGCTGCTCTGCTGTGGCCGAGCTCCAGCCTCAGCCAGGCCCCCTGTGCCTGCCCCTGTGACCAGTCCAGCCGAGCCATGCCTGTCCTCACGGCTGGGGACGGCCTCTTCAGGGGAAGAGCCAGACTTTCTGTTCTCAGAGGGTGTGGAAGTGCTGGGATCTCTGGGGCTCTCCAGAGCTGCCCTTGGGACTGTCCCTTGGGGCCTCTCTGGCCTGGGGAAGGGGTGACTCCTAAGAACCATCGAAATAAGGTTTCCCCAG
This genomic stretch from Phocoena phocoena chromosome 11, mPhoPho1.1, whole genome shotgun sequence harbors:
- the LOC136131573 gene encoding kelch domain-containing protein 7B-like, with protein sequence MVLRSHPFPRPERPQGTVPRAALESPRDPSTSTPSENRKSGSSPEEAVPSREDRHGSAGLVTGAGTGGLAEAGARPQQSSTETKEAPTAGPPSGPRGERIEEKHPDSLPSGTAEPRAPSRPPEQTQPGSAPSPVTRQDSQPVPRPRKRSLCEISQSSEREASPAAPGQRRGQEPGEGPSPAGSGQVLTEKQKEARKLMVFLQRRGGWGVVEGPQKPRSSAAAALQRWLDLGSCLEALAFAQQHGDPRLAQETYAWMSDNLLHVLGDPSLYRQLSGADRERILSLRTSRGQAVLGVLVLPSLYRVSRSGLTRDPRGVEETHAVRPVPPPPRTFLYVFHPRENAWRPLTQVPQEAPLRGCGLCTLHNYLFLAGGIRGSGAEAVCSNEVFCYNPLTDIWSQVRPMRQARAQLKLVALDGLLYAIGGECLYSMERYDPRTDAWTSCAPLPAGSFPVAHEAVACRGDIYVTGGHLFYRLLRYSPAKDAWDECPYSASHRRSSDIVALGGFLYRFDLLRGVGAAVMRYNTVTSSWSRAASLPLPDPAPLRCAVLGNTIYCLNHQVTATFKVSEGTAQFQAKELKPFPPGAKGVLCPFILTLPPVDPLQTAL
- the SYCE3 gene encoding synaptonemal complex central element protein 3, with the protein product MADSDPGERNYENMLKMLSDLNKDLEKLLEEMEKISVQATWMAYDMVVMRTNPTLAESMRRLEDAFLNCKEELEKNWQELFDETKRAQEARPPHTA